From a single Rosa rugosa chromosome 7, drRosRugo1.1, whole genome shotgun sequence genomic region:
- the LOC133719870 gene encoding probable disease resistance protein At4g27220 — MSEDTHESVDVDASASLPSSSAPLWKHDVFLSFRGADTRKGIASEIYYRLQNRRGIKTFMDDQDLQVGDVISPTLLTAIKESRFAIIVLSQNYASSTWCLEELRHICECMEEVEEDKNRILPLFYYVDPTNVRHQKRSFGDAFAEHDKSGRHGLEKVQQWRAALKKVANFSGWNTQDYKTERELLDAIEEFVCNKLRATELEFTMSIGGFEAFEATKQAIDQVMNALKDSKATTIGVYGMGGVGKTTMVNYVGVQAQENRLFDKVILAVVSQNPDLMKIQQTFAEMLGFELKEKTEIVRARELKKKIMRETKILIILDDIWKRIEFSDIGIPSHNDLQRCNSKVLLTTRKLSVCYSMDCHANIHLNILSEEDSWSLFVKEARKSFDKSSNFNAVAHQVARECAGLPVALIAVARALRDEGLDGWKEAARRLQESQPANPEDEEDVYRCIKLSYDYLKSDDSKSCFLLCCLFREDYDIPIEYLFKYGIGKGMFQDSNLLEARATTYLVVKALKDSSLLLEARNDRYVKMHDVVRDMAISISLSEGQRVLVKVGCELKNWPQIDAHKGYTGISLMENEIWKLPQELVCPNLQILLLQDNDRLYEIPDSFFQSQNELRVLDLSGTGISLLPQSISFLTNLQALYLDYCENIIDISVIGKLNKLEILSMRGIALRELPREIGQLTNLRMLDVSTFPDEDNVPDEVIATATIPSKVISKLHKLEALYLERGCRDWRSKIDEEGEETNIVFDEVVGLSYLSILQVCISDANCIPRSVEVEPNWVHFDICICSNSGGQKEMVSSLSGESYNRRDLGLETTIGTLPDWFVNCVVKNTETLDYAYCRGLSNILVEYDRGRLNGQKVLHVRGCCENLKELMNAITCVPDKPVFENLEELHLYWLDELKQLCVGELPPGSLRGLKLLNVRSCRNLGNVLLPSKLLQKLPNLEELICQTSGVEYVFGCEGFEPVQTNLREMELRYLDVIRSLCNGHAPRGMFQALKKLAIERCNIQGSLFTFDVAQCLFQLETLVVRDCPVLERVIEARRETLNNKKTVLPILKNLILEYLPMLYEGSATIDFECPSLETLYLWECPHLSFPRSSASDYFHSRNQVEVDFD, encoded by the exons ATGTCGGAGGATACTCATGAATCGGTTGATGTTGATGCCTCTGCATCTCTTCCTTCATCATCAGCTCCTCTGTGGAAGCATGATGTGTTTTTGAGTTTCAGGGGTGCAGACACTCGAAAAGGTATTGCATCGGAAATATACTATCGACTGCAAAACAGGAGAGGAATCAAAACATTCATGGATGACCAAGACCTTCAAGTAGGGGATGTTATTTCTCCCACTCTCCTAACGGCAATTAAAGAATCAAGGTTTGCAATTATTGTTCTCTCTCAAAACTACGCCTCTTCCACTTGGTGTTTGGAGGAACTTAGACACATTTGTGAATGCATGGAAGAAGTGGAAGAAGACAAAAACAGAATTCTGCCACTTTTTTATTATGTGGATCCTACTAATGTACGACATCAGAAGAGGAGTTTTGGAGATGCTTTCGCTGAGCATGATAAATCTGGGCGACACGGATTAGAGAAGGTGCAGCAGTGGAGAGCTGCTTTAAAAAAAGTGGCAAATTTCTCTGGGTGGAACACACAGGATTATAA AACTGAAAGAGAACTTTTGGATGCCATTGAGGAATTTGTGTGCAATAAATTACGAGCTACTGAACTTGAGTTTACAATGTCCATCGGAGGTTTTGAAGCATTTGAAGCAACAAAACAAGCCATTGATCAGGTCATGAATGCGCTGAAAGATAGTAAGGCCACTACCATTGGAGTCTACGGAATGGGGGGCGTCGGGAAGACGACAATGGTGAATTATGTCGGTGTACAAGCCCAAGAAAATAGGCTTTTTGATAAAGTGATTTTGGCTGTCGTATCCCAAAACCCCGACTTGATGAAAATTCAACAGACATTTGCAGAAATGCTGGGCTTTGAACTCAAGGAGAAGACAGAAATTGTAAGAGCCCgtgaattgaagaagaaaataatgagAGAAACCAAGATCCTCATAATCTTGGATGACATTTGGAAGAGAATAGAGTTTTCAGACATTGGAATTCCGAGCCACAACGATCTTCAAAGATGCAATTCCAAAGTTCTACTGACCACCAGAAAATTGAGTGTTTGCTACTCCATGGATTGCCATGCAAACATTCATCTCAATATCTTATCAGAAGAAGATTCTTGGAGCTTATTCGTGAAGGAAGCAAGGAAGTCTTTTGACAAATCATCCAATTTCAATGCTGTAGCACATCAGGTGGCTAGAGAATGCGCGGGTCTGCCAGTTGCTTTGATAGCAGTTGCGAGGGCCCTTCGAGATGAAGGTTTAGATGGATGGAAAGAAGCTGCTCGACGACTACAAGAGTCTCAACCTGCAAACCCtgaagatgaggaagatgtGTACAGATGCATCAAGTTAAGCTATGATTACTTGAAATCTGATGATTCCAAATCATGCTTCTTGCTTTGCTGCCTGTTCCGAGAAGATTATGATATCCCAATTGAATACTTGTTCAAGTATGGAATTGGGAAAGGAATGTTTCAAGATTCAAACTTACTAGAAGCCCGAGCCACAACTTATTTAGTGGTGAAGGCCCTTAAAGATTCTAGCCTGCTTTTGGAAGCTAGAAATGACAGATATGTAAAGATGCATGATGTCGTTCGGGATATGGCAATCTCAATTTCGTTATCTGAAGGCCAGCGGGTCTTGGTGAAAGTTGGCTGTGAATTGAAGAATTGGCCACAGATTGATGCACATAAAGGCTACACTGGAATCTCACTAATGGAGAACGAAATTTGGAAGCTACCCCAAGAGTTGGTATGTCCAAATCTCCAGATTTTATTACTGCAAGACAATGATCGTCTATATGAGATCCCAGACTCTTTTTTCCAAAGTCAGAATGAATTAAGAGTCTTGGATCTTAGCGGCACTGGTATTTCATTACTACCCCAATCAATCAGTTTCCTAACCAACCTTCAAGCTTTGTATTTAGATTATTGCGAGAACATAATTGACATTTCTGTAATCGGAAAACTTAACAAGCTTGAGATTCTTAGTATGAGAGGAATTGCTCTGAGAGAATTGCCAAGAGAAATAGGACAGTTGACCAATCTAAGGATGCTGGATGTCAGTACTTTTCCAGACGAGGACAATGTACCCGACGAAGTTATCGCCACCGCAACAATTCCATCTAAAGTGATATCAAAGTTGCATAAATTAGAAGCACTGTACCTAGAACGTGGATGTAGGGATTGGAGGAGTAAAATtgatgaagaaggagaagaaaccaATATTGTCTTTGATGAAGTAGTTGGTTTATCATATTTAAGCATTTTGCAAGTTTGCATATCAGATGCAAATTGCATCCCTAGAAGTGTTGAGGTCGAACCGAATTGGGTTCACTTCGATATTTGCATTTGCAGCAACAGTGGTGGACAGAAGGAAATGGTGAGCTCTCTATCTGGTGAAAGTTATAATCGTAGGGACTTGGGTCTTGAGACAACCATAGGAACCCTTCCGGACTGGTTTGTCAACTGTGTGGTAAAGAATACTGAGACGCTAGATTATGCTTATTGCAGAGGGTTGAGTAACATTCTTGTGGAATATGACCGTGGGAGGTTAAATGGACAGAAAGTTCTCCATGTACGTGGTTGCTGTGAGAACTTGAAAGAGTTGATGAATGCAATAACATGTGTTCCTGATAAGCCTGTGTTTGAGAACTTGGAAGAGTTGCATCTGTATTGGCTGGATGAACTGAAGCAGTTATGTGTTGGTGAGTTACCACCTGGATCTCTCCGCGGTCTGAAATTACTGAATGTCAGATCGTGTCGTAACTTGGGGAATGTGCTGTTGCCATCAAAATTGTTGCAGAAACTACCAAATCTGGAAGAACTAATCTGTCAGACAAGTGGAGTGGAATATGTGTTTGGATGTGAAGGATTTGAGCCAGTTCAAACAAATCTGAGAGAGATGGAGTTGCGTTATCTAGACGTAATAAGAAGCTTATGTAATGGTCATGCTCCACGTGGAATGTTCCAGGCTCTAAAGAAATTGGCCATTGAGAGGTGCAACATCCAGGGAAGTCTCTTCACATTTGATGTAGCTCAATGTCTTTTTCAACTGGAAACCCTTGTTGTACGCGACTGCCCTGTGTTGGAAAGAGTAATCGAAGCAAGGAGGGAAACATTGAACAACAAGAAGACCGTTCTTCCAATATTGAAGAACTTAATTTTGGAATATCTTCCAATGTTGTACGAGGGAAGTGCTACTATTGATTTTGAGTGTCCTTCATTGGAAACCTTATATCTGTGGGAGTGCCCCCACTTGTCATTTCCACGCTCCTCTGCTTCTGACTACTTCCACAGCAGGAACCAAGTTGAAGTTGATTTCGATTAG
- the LOC133723592 gene encoding probable disease resistance protein At4g27220 isoform X2 gives MEFYQYVFEAMRMIIVISAVMVQWFGVIASLKWIWKNWFIIVVIVTWNVIATLGWIWKHRFSYMVETPEPISEDNQELVDVVETPEPISEGNQEPVDVDASTSLPSSSAETPEPISEGNQEPVDVDASTSLPSSSAPRWKHDVFLSFRGVDTRKGIAAEIYYRLQNRKGIKIFMDDPDLQVGNVISPTLLTAIEESRFAIIVLSPNYASSTWCLEELRYICECMKEDENRILPLFYYVNPTDVRYQKSNFGDAFTKHENSGRYGSEEMRQWRAALNKVANFSGWDTKNYKTERELLDAIEESVCDKLRATELELKMSIGGFEAFEATKQAIDQVMNALKDNEATTIGVYGMGGVGKTTMVNYVGVQAQENRLFDKVILAVVSQNPDLMKIQQTFAEMLGFELKEKTETVRARELKKKIMRGTRILIILDDIWKRIEFSDIGIPSHNDLQRCNSKVLLTTRKLDVCRSMDCHANIRLNILSEEDSRSLFVKEARKYPLDKSSNFYDVASEVARECAGLPIALIAVARALRGEGLDRWKEAARRLKASQPPVLEAEEDVFKCIKLSYDYLKSDVSKSCFLLCCLFPEDYDIPIEYLLNYGIGKGMFQDSDMLDARATTNSAVKALKDSSLLLDSRHDVCVRMHDVIRDMAILISLSEDGPRFLVKVGCELKNWPRIDARKGYSAISLLKNKICKLPEELVCSNLQILLLQDNASLNDIPNSFFQNQKELRVLDLSRTGISLLPQSISFLTNLQALYLDYCKNIIDISVIGKLNKLEILSMRGNALKELPREIGQLTSLRMLDITRADRFLFTSTNGCIGTIPSKVISKLHRLEELYMQCGFWEWGSKIDGEGEETNIGFDELVGLSYLSILKVWMSDANCIPISVEVEPNWVYFDITICSNSYFTSNSQSGHNCRSLSFNGTDTTIGICPDWFVNAVVKNTERLLYSYCKGLSNILVEYDRGRLHGLKVLSVIGCHENLKELMNAITCVLDMPVFENLEELYLEYLDYLKQLCVGELPPGSLCSLKLLKVLKCPILGNVLLPSKLLQQLPNLEKLICESSEVEHVFGCEGFEPDQTNLREMDLRYLDVVTSICNGPAPHGMFQALKKLVIRNCNFQGSLFTFDVAQCLFQLEDLIVSECPVLERVIEESRETLNNKKTILPKLKNLALEDLPMLYKGSATIDFECPSLEKLSLFGCPHLSFPSSASDYFHSRNQVVFNDAPRHSLLLSKLGGFKISSW, from the exons ATGGAGTTCTATCAGTATGTCTTTGAG GCGATGAGGATGATTATTGTGATTAGTGCGGTAATGGTGCAATGGTTCGGTGTCATAGCCAGTCTTAAGTGGATATGGAAGAATTGGTTCATTATTGTGGTGATTGTGACATGGAACGTAATAGCCACTCTTGGGTGGATATGGAAGCATAGGTTCAGTTACATGGTTGAAACCCCAGAGCCAATATCAGAGGATAATCAAGAACTGGTTGACGTCGTTGAAACCCCAGAGCCAATATCAGAGGGTAATCAAGAACCGGTTGACGTCGATGCCTCTACATCTCTTCCTTCATCATCAGCTGAAACCCCAGAGCCAATATCAGAGGGTAATCAAGAACCGGTTGACGTCGATGCCTCTACATCTCTTCCTTCATCATCAGCTCCTAGGTGGAAGCACGATGTGTTTTTGAGTTTCAGGGGTGTAGACACTCGCAAAGGTATTGCAGCCGAAATATACTATCGACTGCAAAAcaggaaaggaattaaaattttcaTGGATGACCCAGACCTTCAAGTAGGGAATGTTATTTCTCCCACTCTCCTAACAGCAATTGAAGAATCAAGGTTTGCAATTATTGTTCTCTCTCCAAACTATGCCTCTTCCACTTGGTGTTTGGAGGAACTTAGATACATTTGTGAATGCATGAAAGAAGACGAGAACAGAATTCTGCCACTTTTTTATTATGTGAATCCTACTGATGTACGATATCAGAAGAGCAATTTCGGTGATGCTTTCACTAAGCATGAAAATTCTGGGCGATACGGATCAGAGGAGATGCGGCAGTGGAGAGCTGCTTTAAACAAAGTGGCAAATTTCTCTGGATGGGACACAAAGAATTATAA AACTGAAAGAGAACTTTTGGATGCCATTGAGGAATCTGTGTGTGATAAATTACGAGCTACTGAACTTGAGCTTAAAATGTCCATCGGAGGTTTTGAAGCATTTGAAGCAACAAAACAAGCCATTGATCAGGTCATGAATGCGCTGAAAGATAATGAGGCCACTACCATTGGAGTCTACGGAATGGGGGGCGTCGGGAAGACGACAATGGTGAATTATGTCGGTGTACAAGCCCAAGAAAATAGGCTTTTTGATAAAGTGATTTTGGCTGTCGTATCCCAAAACCCCGACTTGATGAAAATTCAACAGACATTTGCAGAAATGCTGGGCTTTGAACTCAAGGAGAAGACAGAAACTGTAAGAGCCCgtgaattgaagaagaaaataatgagAGGAACCAGGATCCTCATAATCTTGGATGACATTTGGAAGAGAATAGAGTTTTCAGACATTGGAATTCCGAGCCACAACGATCTTCAAAGATGCAATTCCAAAGTTCTACTGACCACCAGAAAATTGGATGTTTGCCGTTCCATGGATTGCCATGCAAACATACGTCTCAATATCTTATCAGAAGAAGATTCTCGGAGCTTATTTGTGAAGGAAGCAAGGAAGTACCCTCTTGACAAATCATCCAATTTCTATGATGTAGCGAGTGAGGTGGCTAGAGAATGCGCTGGTCTTCCTATTGCTTTGATAGCAGTTGCGAGGGCCCTTCGAGGTGAAGGTTTGGACAGATGGAAAGAAGCTGCTCGACGACTAAAAGCGTCTCAACCCCCCGTCCTTGAAGCTGAGGAAGATGTGTTCAAATGCATAAAGTTAAGCTATGATTACTTGAAATCTGATGTTTCGAAATCATGCTTCTTGCTTTGCTGCCTGTTCCCAGAAGATTATGATATCCCAATTGAATACTTGCTCAATTATGGAATTGGGAAAGGAATGTTTCAAGATTCCGACATGCTAGACGCCCGCGCCACAACAAATTCAGCGGTGAAGGCCCTTAAAGACTCTAGCTTGCTTTTGGACTCTAGACATGACGTATGTGTAAGGATGCATGATGTCATTCGGGATATGGCAATATTGATATCATTATCTGAAGACGGCCCGCGGTTCTTGGTGAAAGTTGGCTGTGAATTGAAGAATTGGCCAAGGATTGATGCACGTAAGGGCTACTCTGCAATCTCACTACTGAAGAACAAAATTTGCAAGCTACCCGAAGAGTTGGTATGTTCAAATCTCCAGATTTTATTACTGCAAGACAATGCTTCATTAAATGATATCCCTAACTCTTTCTTCCAAAATCAGAAAGAATTAAGAGTCTTGGATCTTAGCCGCACTGGTATTTCATTACTACCCCAATCAATCAGTTTCCTAACCAACCTTCAAGCTTTGTATTTAGATTACTGCAAGAACATAATTGACATTTCTGTAATCGGAAAACTTAACAAGCTTGAGATTCTTAGTATGAGAGGAAATGCTCTGAAAGAATTGCCAAGAGAAATAGGACAGTTGACCAGTCTAAGGATGCTGGATATCACTAGAGCTGATAGATTCCTTTTCACATCCACGAATGGATGTATTGGCACAATTCCATCTAAAGTGATATCAAAGTTGCATAGATTAGAAGAACTGTACATGCAATGTGGATTTTGGGAGTGGGGGAGTAAAATTgatggagaaggagaagaaactaATATTGGCTTTGATGAATTAGTTGGTTTATCATATTTAAGCATTTTGAAAGTTTGGATGTCAGATGCAAATTGCATCCCTATAAGTGTTGAGGTCGAACCGAATTGGGTTTACTTTGATATTACTATTTGCAGCAACAGTTATTTCACTTCGAACAGTCAATCTGGTCATAATTGTAGATCGTTGAGTTTTAATGGAACTGACACTACCATAGGAATCTGTCCGGACTGGTTTGTCAACGCTGTGGTAAAGAATACTGAGAGGCTACTTTATAGTTACTGCAAAGGGTTAAGTAACATTCTTGTGGAATATGACCGTGGAAGGTTACATGGATTGAAAGTTCTCTCTGTAATTGGTTGCCATGAGAACTTGAAAGAATTGATGAATGCAATAACATGTGTTCTAGATATGCCTGTGTTTGAGAATTTGGAAGAGTTGTATCTGGAATACCTGGATTACTTGAAGCAGTTATGTGTTGGTGAGTTACCACCAGGATCTCTCTGCAGTCTGAAATTATTGAAGGTCCTTAAGTGTCCTATCTTGGGGAATGTACTGTTGCCATCTAAATTGTTGCAGCAACTACCAAATCTGGAAAAACTAATCTGTGAGTCAAGTGAAGTGGAACATGTGTTTGGATGTGAAGGTTTTGAGCCAGATCAAACAAATCTGAGAGAGATGGATTTACGGTATCTAGATGTCGTAACAAGCATATGTAATGGTCCTGCTCCACATGGAATGTTCCAGGCTCTAAAGAAATTGGTCATTCGTAATTGCAACTTCCAGGGAAGCCTCTTCACATTTGATGTAGCTCAGTGTCTTTTTCAATTGGAAGACCTTATTGTATCCGAATGCCCTGTCTTGGAAAGAGTAATTGAAGAAAGTAGGGAAACATTGAACAACAAGAAGACCATTCTTCCAAAATTGAAGAACCTAGCTTTGGAAGATCTTCCAATGTTGTACAAGGGAAGTGCTACTATTGATTTTGAGTGTCCTTCATTGGAAAAACTGAGTCTGTTTGGCTGCCCCCACTTGTCATTTCCATCCTCTGCTTCTGACTACTTCCACAGCAGGAACCAAGTCGTTTTCAATGATGCTCCTCGTCATTCTCTGCTACTCAGCAAACTAGG GGGATTCAAAATATCAAGTTGGTAG
- the LOC133723592 gene encoding probable disease resistance protein At4g27220 isoform X1: protein MEFYQYVFEAMRMIIVISAVMVQWFGVIASLKWIWKNWFIIVVIVTWNVIATLGWIWKHRFSYMVETPEPISEDNQELVDVVETPEPISEGNQEPVDVDASTSLPSSSAETPEPISEGNQEPVDVDASTSLPSSSAPRWKHDVFLSFRGVDTRKGIAAEIYYRLQNRKGIKIFMDDPDLQVGNVISPTLLTAIEESRFAIIVLSPNYASSTWCLEELRYICECMKEDENRILPLFYYVNPTDVRYQKSNFGDAFTKHENSGRYGSEEMRQWRAALNKVANFSGWDTKNYKTERELLDAIEESVCDKLRATELELKMSIGGFEAFEATKQAIDQVMNALKDNEATTIGVYGMGGVGKTTMVNYVGVQAQENRLFDKVILAVVSQNPDLMKIQQTFAEMLGFELKEKTETVRARELKKKIMRGTRILIILDDIWKRIEFSDIGIPSHNDLQRCNSKVLLTTRKLDVCRSMDCHANIRLNILSEEDSRSLFVKEARKYPLDKSSNFYDVASEVARECAGLPIALIAVARALRGEGLDRWKEAARRLKASQPPVLEAEEDVFKCIKLSYDYLKSDVSKSCFLLCCLFPEDYDIPIEYLLNYGIGKGMFQDSDMLDARATTNSAVKALKDSSLLLDSRHDVCVRMHDVIRDMAILISLSEDGPRFLVKVGCELKNWPRIDARKGYSAISLLKNKICKLPEELVCSNLQILLLQDNASLNDIPNSFFQNQKELRVLDLSRTGISLLPQSISFLTNLQALYLDYCKNIIDISVIGKLNKLEILSMRGNALKELPREIGQLTSLRMLDITRADRFLFTSTNGCIGTIPSKVISKLHRLEELYMQCGFWEWGSKIDGEGEETNIGFDELVGLSYLSILKVWMSDANCIPISVEVEPNWVYFDITICSNSYFTSNSQSGHNCRSLSFNGTDTTIGICPDWFVNAVVKNTERLLYSYCKGLSNILVEYDRGRLHGLKVLSVIGCHENLKELMNAITCVLDMPVFENLEELYLEYLDYLKQLCVGELPPGSLCSLKLLKVLKCPILGNVLLPSKLLQQLPNLEKLICESSEVEHVFGCEGFEPDQTNLREMDLRYLDVVTSICNGPAPHGMFQALKKLVIRNCNFQGSLFTFDVAQCLFQLEDLIVSECPVLERVIEESRETLNNKKTILPKLKNLALEDLPMLYKGSATIDFECPSLEKLSLFGCPHLSFPSSASDYFHSRNQVVFNDAPRHSLLLSKLGYKGFKISSW, encoded by the exons ATGGAGTTCTATCAGTATGTCTTTGAG GCGATGAGGATGATTATTGTGATTAGTGCGGTAATGGTGCAATGGTTCGGTGTCATAGCCAGTCTTAAGTGGATATGGAAGAATTGGTTCATTATTGTGGTGATTGTGACATGGAACGTAATAGCCACTCTTGGGTGGATATGGAAGCATAGGTTCAGTTACATGGTTGAAACCCCAGAGCCAATATCAGAGGATAATCAAGAACTGGTTGACGTCGTTGAAACCCCAGAGCCAATATCAGAGGGTAATCAAGAACCGGTTGACGTCGATGCCTCTACATCTCTTCCTTCATCATCAGCTGAAACCCCAGAGCCAATATCAGAGGGTAATCAAGAACCGGTTGACGTCGATGCCTCTACATCTCTTCCTTCATCATCAGCTCCTAGGTGGAAGCACGATGTGTTTTTGAGTTTCAGGGGTGTAGACACTCGCAAAGGTATTGCAGCCGAAATATACTATCGACTGCAAAAcaggaaaggaattaaaattttcaTGGATGACCCAGACCTTCAAGTAGGGAATGTTATTTCTCCCACTCTCCTAACAGCAATTGAAGAATCAAGGTTTGCAATTATTGTTCTCTCTCCAAACTATGCCTCTTCCACTTGGTGTTTGGAGGAACTTAGATACATTTGTGAATGCATGAAAGAAGACGAGAACAGAATTCTGCCACTTTTTTATTATGTGAATCCTACTGATGTACGATATCAGAAGAGCAATTTCGGTGATGCTTTCACTAAGCATGAAAATTCTGGGCGATACGGATCAGAGGAGATGCGGCAGTGGAGAGCTGCTTTAAACAAAGTGGCAAATTTCTCTGGATGGGACACAAAGAATTATAA AACTGAAAGAGAACTTTTGGATGCCATTGAGGAATCTGTGTGTGATAAATTACGAGCTACTGAACTTGAGCTTAAAATGTCCATCGGAGGTTTTGAAGCATTTGAAGCAACAAAACAAGCCATTGATCAGGTCATGAATGCGCTGAAAGATAATGAGGCCACTACCATTGGAGTCTACGGAATGGGGGGCGTCGGGAAGACGACAATGGTGAATTATGTCGGTGTACAAGCCCAAGAAAATAGGCTTTTTGATAAAGTGATTTTGGCTGTCGTATCCCAAAACCCCGACTTGATGAAAATTCAACAGACATTTGCAGAAATGCTGGGCTTTGAACTCAAGGAGAAGACAGAAACTGTAAGAGCCCgtgaattgaagaagaaaataatgagAGGAACCAGGATCCTCATAATCTTGGATGACATTTGGAAGAGAATAGAGTTTTCAGACATTGGAATTCCGAGCCACAACGATCTTCAAAGATGCAATTCCAAAGTTCTACTGACCACCAGAAAATTGGATGTTTGCCGTTCCATGGATTGCCATGCAAACATACGTCTCAATATCTTATCAGAAGAAGATTCTCGGAGCTTATTTGTGAAGGAAGCAAGGAAGTACCCTCTTGACAAATCATCCAATTTCTATGATGTAGCGAGTGAGGTGGCTAGAGAATGCGCTGGTCTTCCTATTGCTTTGATAGCAGTTGCGAGGGCCCTTCGAGGTGAAGGTTTGGACAGATGGAAAGAAGCTGCTCGACGACTAAAAGCGTCTCAACCCCCCGTCCTTGAAGCTGAGGAAGATGTGTTCAAATGCATAAAGTTAAGCTATGATTACTTGAAATCTGATGTTTCGAAATCATGCTTCTTGCTTTGCTGCCTGTTCCCAGAAGATTATGATATCCCAATTGAATACTTGCTCAATTATGGAATTGGGAAAGGAATGTTTCAAGATTCCGACATGCTAGACGCCCGCGCCACAACAAATTCAGCGGTGAAGGCCCTTAAAGACTCTAGCTTGCTTTTGGACTCTAGACATGACGTATGTGTAAGGATGCATGATGTCATTCGGGATATGGCAATATTGATATCATTATCTGAAGACGGCCCGCGGTTCTTGGTGAAAGTTGGCTGTGAATTGAAGAATTGGCCAAGGATTGATGCACGTAAGGGCTACTCTGCAATCTCACTACTGAAGAACAAAATTTGCAAGCTACCCGAAGAGTTGGTATGTTCAAATCTCCAGATTTTATTACTGCAAGACAATGCTTCATTAAATGATATCCCTAACTCTTTCTTCCAAAATCAGAAAGAATTAAGAGTCTTGGATCTTAGCCGCACTGGTATTTCATTACTACCCCAATCAATCAGTTTCCTAACCAACCTTCAAGCTTTGTATTTAGATTACTGCAAGAACATAATTGACATTTCTGTAATCGGAAAACTTAACAAGCTTGAGATTCTTAGTATGAGAGGAAATGCTCTGAAAGAATTGCCAAGAGAAATAGGACAGTTGACCAGTCTAAGGATGCTGGATATCACTAGAGCTGATAGATTCCTTTTCACATCCACGAATGGATGTATTGGCACAATTCCATCTAAAGTGATATCAAAGTTGCATAGATTAGAAGAACTGTACATGCAATGTGGATTTTGGGAGTGGGGGAGTAAAATTgatggagaaggagaagaaactaATATTGGCTTTGATGAATTAGTTGGTTTATCATATTTAAGCATTTTGAAAGTTTGGATGTCAGATGCAAATTGCATCCCTATAAGTGTTGAGGTCGAACCGAATTGGGTTTACTTTGATATTACTATTTGCAGCAACAGTTATTTCACTTCGAACAGTCAATCTGGTCATAATTGTAGATCGTTGAGTTTTAATGGAACTGACACTACCATAGGAATCTGTCCGGACTGGTTTGTCAACGCTGTGGTAAAGAATACTGAGAGGCTACTTTATAGTTACTGCAAAGGGTTAAGTAACATTCTTGTGGAATATGACCGTGGAAGGTTACATGGATTGAAAGTTCTCTCTGTAATTGGTTGCCATGAGAACTTGAAAGAATTGATGAATGCAATAACATGTGTTCTAGATATGCCTGTGTTTGAGAATTTGGAAGAGTTGTATCTGGAATACCTGGATTACTTGAAGCAGTTATGTGTTGGTGAGTTACCACCAGGATCTCTCTGCAGTCTGAAATTATTGAAGGTCCTTAAGTGTCCTATCTTGGGGAATGTACTGTTGCCATCTAAATTGTTGCAGCAACTACCAAATCTGGAAAAACTAATCTGTGAGTCAAGTGAAGTGGAACATGTGTTTGGATGTGAAGGTTTTGAGCCAGATCAAACAAATCTGAGAGAGATGGATTTACGGTATCTAGATGTCGTAACAAGCATATGTAATGGTCCTGCTCCACATGGAATGTTCCAGGCTCTAAAGAAATTGGTCATTCGTAATTGCAACTTCCAGGGAAGCCTCTTCACATTTGATGTAGCTCAGTGTCTTTTTCAATTGGAAGACCTTATTGTATCCGAATGCCCTGTCTTGGAAAGAGTAATTGAAGAAAGTAGGGAAACATTGAACAACAAGAAGACCATTCTTCCAAAATTGAAGAACCTAGCTTTGGAAGATCTTCCAATGTTGTACAAGGGAAGTGCTACTATTGATTTTGAGTGTCCTTCATTGGAAAAACTGAGTCTGTTTGGCTGCCCCCACTTGTCATTTCCATCCTCTGCTTCTGACTACTTCCACAGCAGGAACCAAGTCGTTTTCAATGATGCTCCTCGTCATTCTCTGCTACTCAGCAAACTAGGGTATAA GGGATTCAAAATATCAAGTTGGTAG